The Candidatus Neomarinimicrobiota bacterium genome contains the following window.
CTGCGATCCAATCTGTGTGGCGAGTCTTATACGCTGGGCTTCACCACCAGAAAGCGTTCCGGCTGTTCGAAATAAGTTTAAATAATCCAAACCAACATTTACCAGAAAACTTAATCTCTCTTTAACTTCTTTTAAGATTTGTTTTCCGATTTGTTCTTCGGTTTCTGTGAGTTTTAATTCTTTAAAGAATGTCAGCAATTCTTTGATGGGTAAATAGCTCAAGTCCGTGATACTTTTATTCCCCAGCAGTATATGATTTGCCTCAATACGCAATCTAGAGCCTCCACAGGTTTCGCAGGGCAAAGAACTCATATAGCCCTCAATCCACTTCCTTACACCAGGAGAAGTGGTTTGTTTATATCTGCGTTCAAGATTTGGTATGACACCCTCAAATCCTCCCTCGTACTCACCTTTCCAGCGATCAGATTCATAGGCCATCTTAATCTTCTTATCACCGGTTCCTCGTATAATTGCTTCCTTGGCTTCATCACTAATACTGCTCCAGGGTTGAGTAAACTTAAAATTATAGTGAGATGCCAGGCTTTTAAGAATAGCGGCGTACCAATTGCCGCGAGGCTGTTCACCCAGGGGTGCAACGGCTCCCTGCAATAATGACTTACGCTTATCTGGCACGAGGAGATTAATATCTATACTGGTTTGCATACCGAGACCATCGCAGGTCGGGCATGCTCCATATGGACCGTTAAAAGAAAAGAGACGTGGTTCAAGATCTGGATAACTTATTTCACAATAGGGACAAGCGTAATGCTCAGAGAATACATGTTCCTCTTCTCCAACCACATCAATGATTACCATGCCTGTACCATGTTTTAAGGCCAACTCTACGGAATCTGTTAATCGGTCCTTAAATTCTTCATTGATTACGAGACGATCTATGACAATTTCAATTTTATGTTTTTTGTTTTTATCCAGGGTAATTGTTCTGCCTACCTCCTGAATCTTCCCATCTACGCGTACACGAACAAATCCCTCCCTTTTTATTTCCTTGAATATTTCCTTAAACTCTCCCTTGCGACTCTGCACAATGGGTGAAAGAATCTGAATGTGTGCGTCATGCTTTAGGTTTAGGATTGAGTCGACAACCTGCTGAACGGTTTGCCGAGTGATGGGACGACCACAGTTATAACATTCGGGCTTTGCAATTCGGGCAAACAACAGTCTAAGGTAATCATGAATTTCCGTTACTGTCCCAACCGTTGATCTGGGATTTCGTCCTGCTGATTTTTGCTCAATGGATATAGCTGGAGATAACCCGTCTATATAATCAACATCTGGTTTTTCCATTAGACCGAGAAATTGACGAGCATAAGCTGAGAGGGATTCGACATAGCGACGTTGCCCTTCAGCGTATATGGTATCAAATGCCAATGAAGTTTTACCAGAACCGGATAGACCGGTTATAACTATAAATTTATCTCTTGGGAGTTCTAGATTTATATTTTTAAGATTGTGCTCGCGAGCACCATGTACTACTAATTTATCACTACGCATAAAATCCTCAATTCAAACTTTGAAGATATTTGAAGGAGTAGCCTGGTGGAAGCAGAATTTGTATTTTCTTAAATATTATTGGTCTGCAGAGAGAGCTCTTTGGAAAAGTATTAGAATCCGACTCAAGAAAATCTGGTGTGCTTATTTTTGCACCTCTGGATATTCGCCCCTGCCTGACACCTCTGTCTAGGGAAATTTTAACTGATCCGTTGGATTCAGCTGATAAGTCCATCTAATTCTTCGAGGGAAGAGGATGAATAAAAGTTATTAACATTGTATTCCAGGGAAGCTGACTCCCCATATCCCGGGTTAATTCTTCCCCCAAGCATGACTGGGCAAGTGAGGTAATGGCTATATATAAGGTTTTTAGTAAAATACTGTCCTCTATATAAATATTTTTGAATTCATACTTAAACCCATGATGTTCTCAATATTTCTTTGATTTGACCCCCAGGTCAATCACTAAATTTTTTCGTTAAATTTTATCCCTGTCACCCAGACTTCTATATTATGGTGTTATTGCTGGTTCAAAACGCTACAAAATCGCCTTTTGCCGGTTTGTGCACTATCATAATTCGCGTACCAAAAACATTTCAAGATATTCATGCTTTCAGCATGTTTTGATCTGACTTCTGTCAGTAAATTGCATCTTCCTCATTCATCGAGTGGATTTTACAACATGCTGCTGGCGAGAGCGATGTCTCCTGAATGTATCCATATTCAATCGTCCATATTGCTTGCAAATGGATTAAGTTTTAATTAAAACTACACGACCCTGTAATTAAAACTATTCCTGATTTCTCAAGTGAAACATAATGACCAATGTAATCGTTAATTCAAAAGTTCTTCCACTCTACCATCAGAGCAAACCGGTAAGCGTCAGTATTTGCTCCTCAACGAAAATTTCCCACATCTGTGACATCTCGCTTATATTCAATCGTCCCAATTATGCTTTTTTTAGATAAGGATTCATTGCATGAATGCACTGACGCTTAACAATATTACCAAAACCTTTAACGACTTTACTGCCGTAGATATGCTTTCTCTTGATGTTCCTGAAGGCAGTATATATGGTTTCATCGGTCCAAATGGATCGGGCAAGACTACAACCATTCGTATGATTATGAATATTTTACATCCCGATTCTGGAGATATTCAAGTACTTGGCTCTCCCAGAGCTTCAATCGACAATGACCTTGTGGGCTATCTTCCTGAAGAGCGTGGCCTCTATAAAAAGATGAAGATTCGCGAACTACTTCAATTCTATGGACAACTGAAGACAGGGCATAGCGTCTCAGCTGATGTAGACTTTTGGCTTAAGAAGCTTGATCTAACAGAATGGGGCTCCAAAAAGGTCGAAGCCTTGAGCAAGGGCATGAGTCAGAAAGTTCAATTCATCGCCACCGTAGTTTCTCATCCCAAACTCGTCATTCTTGATGAACCTTTTAGTGGACTTGATCCGGTAAATACTGATGTGCTTCTGAAAGCCATGCTGGAGCTACAAAAGAATGGATCCACCGTGATTTTCAGCACCCATGACATGGCCACCGCTGAGAAAGTCTGTGATTATGTATTTATGATTCATAAGGGTAAAAAGGTTCTTGATGGTACCTTAGCAGAAATTCAGGATAAATATGGAAGTGATACCCTGCGCATTCGGTGCAACAACAAGCCTTCTGGACTTGACCGGATTCAAGGTGTCGAAAAAGTGCATGACTTTGGTCAATCACAGGAGTTGAGAATATCACCAGAATCTAATCCTCAGGACATTTTGAAGGAATTAATGAAAGACAATACTTTGTTAAGCTTTGAACTGATGAAGCCTTCCTTACATGATATTTTTGTTCGAATAGCTGGTACTGTGGAGATGGATCATGTATAAGGTTCTACGTCTCGCCCTGAGAGAGTACTATGCCGCTGTTCGCACCAAGGGCTTTATTATCGGGCTCATCATGCTACCCGTTTTTATGAGTGGAAGCATCATTGCTATGGCACTCCTGAAAGATCAT
Protein-coding sequences here:
- a CDS encoding ATP-binding cassette domain-containing protein, which encodes MNALTLNNITKTFNDFTAVDMLSLDVPEGSIYGFIGPNGSGKTTTIRMIMNILHPDSGDIQVLGSPRASIDNDLVGYLPEERGLYKKMKIRELLQFYGQLKTGHSVSADVDFWLKKLDLTEWGSKKVEALSKGMSQKVQFIATVVSHPKLVILDEPFSGLDPVNTDVLLKAMLELQKNGSTVIFSTHDMATAEKVCDYVFMIHKGKKVLDGTLAEIQDKYGSDTLRIRCNNKPSGLDRIQGVEKVHDFGQSQELRISPESNPQDILKELMKDNTLLSFELMKPSLHDIFVRIAGTVEMDHV
- the uvrA gene encoding excinuclease ABC subunit UvrA; its protein translation is MRSDKLVVHGAREHNLKNINLELPRDKFIVITGLSGSGKTSLAFDTIYAEGQRRYVESLSAYARQFLGLMEKPDVDYIDGLSPAISIEQKSAGRNPRSTVGTVTEIHDYLRLLFARIAKPECYNCGRPITRQTVQQVVDSILNLKHDAHIQILSPIVQSRKGEFKEIFKEIKREGFVRVRVDGKIQEVGRTITLDKNKKHKIEIVIDRLVINEEFKDRLTDSVELALKHGTGMVIIDVVGEEEHVFSEHYACPYCEISYPDLEPRLFSFNGPYGACPTCDGLGMQTSIDINLLVPDKRKSLLQGAVAPLGEQPRGNWYAAILKSLASHYNFKFTQPWSSISDEAKEAIIRGTGDKKIKMAYESDRWKGEYEGGFEGVIPNLERRYKQTTSPGVRKWIEGYMSSLPCETCGGSRLRIEANHILLGNKSITDLSYLPIKELLTFFKELKLTETEEQIGKQILKEVKERLSFLVNVGLDYLNLFRTAGTLSGGEAQRIRLATQIGSQLVGVLYILDEPSIGLHQRDNRRLIETLKHLRDLGNTVLVIEHDQETMEEADILVDMGPGAGEHGGEIVAIGPPKTFLKNKRSLTAKYLSGELSIPVPLQRREGKNSKISLFGARGNNLQKLDIDFPLGKFICVTGVSGSGKSSLINQTLYPAMARSIYNTKITTLPFDRVEGLAYIDKVINIDQSAIGRTPRSNPATYTGSFTFIRDLFSQLPEAKLRGYKPGRFSFNVKGGRCESCQGDGIRKIEMHFLPDVYVQCEDCKGKRYNRETLQIQYKKKNIAEILDMSVEEAYGFFKAIPALKRKLKTLVEVGLGYIKLGQQATTLSGGEAQRVKLATELSKVGTGRTFYILDEPTTGLHFEDVKMLLSVLDRLVDKGNTVLVIEHNLDVIKSADHVIDLGPEGGDGGGELLASGTPEQVARVKQSYTGHYLKEMLAK